In the Phaeobacter piscinae genome, ATGGTCATGGCCGTCGCGCCCATCTCGACCACGATCTCGCGGATCAGGTCGTTGATCACGCCGGACATGATCGGGTCGAGGCCGGTTGTCGGTTCATCGAAAAAGATGATCTCCGGCTCGGCGGCAATGGCGCGGGCAAGCCCGACACGTTTCTGCATGCCGCCCGACAGTTCTGCGGGCAGGCGGTCCGCCACATCGGCCTTCAGCCCCACCCGGCGCAGTTTTTCAATGGCGATGGCGCGCGCCTCATCCACAGGGCGCTTTAGTGAGCCGCGCAGCAGGCGGAAGGCGACGTTCTGCCAGACGGGCAGGGAGTCAAACAGTGCAGCTCCCTGAAACAACATGCCAAACCGCGCAAGAAACTTATCGCGGTCACCACTGTCGGCGGGCTTGCCGTCAACCAGGATCTCACCGCTGTCCGGCTTGATCAGCCCCAGAATGCTCTTGAGTGCGACCGATTTCCCGGTGCCGGAGCCACCAATGATCACCATGGAGCTGCCCTTGGGGATCTCAAGCGTCATGCCTTGCAGGACCCGGTTGTCGCCAAAGGCCTTATGGACGTCATTCATCTGGATCATAGCGAGAAGAAAATCCCTGTGAGGACAAAATTGGCAGCAAGGATCAGGACGGCTGCGGCCTCGACCGACCCTTTGGTGGCGCGGCCCACGCCCTGCGCCCCGCGGCCTGATTGCATGCCATAGTAGCAGCCCATGGTGGCAGCGATGGTGCCAAAGGCCGCCCCCTTGACCAGCGAGGAGACGATATCGCGCAGTTCAAGGAAATCGACGGTGTTCTTCAGATAAGCCGCCGGATTGAAGCCCAGGTTTTGCGTCGCGACCACATAGCCGCCCATGATGCCGATAATATCGCCAACGCCCACCAGCACCGGCACCGTGATCAGCGCGGCCAGAACGCGGGGCGCCACCAGGTATTTCATCGGATGCGTGGACAGTGTGACCAGCGCGTCAATCTGCTCTGTCACCTTCATCGTGGCGATTTCAGCCGCGATGGAGGAGGTGACGCGCGCGGCAATCATCAGACCAACCAGCACCGGTCCAAGTTCGCGCACCATCCCGATGGCGACGATCTGCGGTACGACTGCCTCGGCGTTGAAACGCGCGCCGCCCGCATAGATCTGCAAGGCCAGCGCCGCCCCGGTGAAAATCGCCGTGAGGCCCACCACCGGCAGCGACAGCCAGCCCACCTGCAACAGCGCATTCAGCAGCTCACGCGGGTAGTAGGGCGGCCGCAGCATATGGCTAAACGTGGACAGACCAAAGAGCGTCACCCGCCCCACAGCGCCCAGACCGGCCAGGACCAATTGTCCCAGCCGCGCAATCAGGCTGAGGGGAGAGAGACGCGAAGATGTGCTCATCCAGTATAGCTCCGTGCGTAGCGGCTGCCGAGAGAGGTGAGGATTTCATAGCCGATGGTGCCCGCAGCCTGTGCCAGCGTATCCACGGTCTGGCGCTCGTTGAGGATGCTGAGGTGGCTGGGATCGTCGCCAAGGTCGCTGACATCGACAGTGATCAGATCCATGGAAACGCGGCCGACCACCGGGCAGGGCGTGTCGCCTGCGTAGACCTGGATCTGGCCGCTGCCCAGTGCGCGGTGCAGACCATCGGCATACCCGGCTGCGACCGTGGCGATGCGGCTGGGGCGCTGCGCTGTCCAGCTGTTGCCATAGCCCACGGTTTCGCCCGGATCGAGGCTGCGGATCTGGATCACCGGCAGGTCCAGCTGCGCCACGGGCAGCGCATCGCCATAAGGCTGCCCGCCATAAAGCCCGATGCCCGGACGACACAGGTCAAAGTGGTAGTTGCGCCCCAGCAGCAGCCCGCCAGTGGCGGCAAGAGAACGGGGCAGATCCAGACCTTCTGTCATCTGTACAAATGTCTGCAGCTGATGGTCATTCATCGGGTGCGAGGCCTCATCGGCGCAGGCCAGATGCGACATCAACAGAACCGGTCCCTGGCTCAGGGCAATGTCGCGGACAGCGGCCCATTCGGCGGCCTCCATGCCGAGACGGTTCATCCCGGTATCAAGCTGCACGCCAAAGGGATGGCCCGGCAGGCTCTCGAAATGGCGCAGCATCTGGTCGAGCGAATTCAGCATCGGCGTCAGCTGGAAATCGCGCAGCAGCTTTGCGTCGCCCTCCATATGGCCGGCAAACACTGAAATGCCGGGGCCGGGGCCGATGGCGCGGCGCAGGGCCACGCCTTCCTCTGCCATCGCCACGAAGAAGTTGCGCGCGCCGGCATTGGCCAGCGCCTTGCCGACGCGGCCTGCGTCCAGCCCATAGCCGTTGGCCTTGACCACCGCGGCGGTTTCGCAATTGGTCAGCGCATCGAGGTTGCGCCAGTTGGTCACCAGCGCATCCAGATTGAGTGTCAGTCTAGCAGTCGTCATGCGCTGTTCATGACACGGGGGGCACAGGGGTCAAGGGGGAAACCGCATTCCGGCCCCGGCGAGGGGGCGGTTGGCGGATTTCGCGCCCAGGCCTGGGGTTGCGGCGGGCGGCGTGGGCGCCCCCTGCACGCGTCAGCCTGCGGGGCTAGCGCGGGAATTTTGAGTATTTAAGGAAAGGTGACAGGGCGCGTTTAAAGGCGCCCCGCCGGGTCCAGCCGCCGGGATCAATGGCGTGTGGACCCGGCGGCGCGCTGCGGTCCTGGTGCTGGGGCGCGGATCAATACTCCGGCGCGTGATCCTGCTGCCACGCCTTGGCGAGGTTGCCAAAGCGGGTGAACTGCGCCTCAAAGGCCAGCTCAACCGTGCCGATGGGACCGTGACGCTGTTTGCCGACGATGACCTCGGCCTTGGCGTGCAGGCGTTCCATCGCCTGCT is a window encoding:
- a CDS encoding ABC transporter ATP-binding protein, producing MIQMNDVHKAFGDNRVLQGMTLEIPKGSSMVIIGGSGTGKSVALKSILGLIKPDSGEILVDGKPADSGDRDKFLARFGMLFQGAALFDSLPVWQNVAFRLLRGSLKRPVDEARAIAIEKLRRVGLKADVADRLPAELSGGMQKRVGLARAIAAEPEIIFFDEPTTGLDPIMSGVINDLIREIVVEMGATAMTITHDMTSVRAIADNVAMLHGGVIQWTGPVADMDQSGDPYMEQFIHGRAEGPIEAVR
- a CDS encoding MlaE family ABC transporter permease; the protein is MSTSSRLSPLSLIARLGQLVLAGLGAVGRVTLFGLSTFSHMLRPPYYPRELLNALLQVGWLSLPVVGLTAIFTGAALALQIYAGGARFNAEAVVPQIVAIGMVRELGPVLVGLMIAARVTSSIAAEIATMKVTEQIDALVTLSTHPMKYLVAPRVLAALITVPVLVGVGDIIGIMGGYVVATQNLGFNPAAYLKNTVDFLELRDIVSSLVKGAAFGTIAATMGCYYGMQSGRGAQGVGRATKGSVEAAAVLILAANFVLTGIFFSL
- the alr gene encoding alanine racemase, whose amino-acid sequence is MTTARLTLNLDALVTNWRNLDALTNCETAAVVKANGYGLDAGRVGKALANAGARNFFVAMAEEGVALRRAIGPGPGISVFAGHMEGDAKLLRDFQLTPMLNSLDQMLRHFESLPGHPFGVQLDTGMNRLGMEAAEWAAVRDIALSQGPVLLMSHLACADEASHPMNDHQLQTFVQMTEGLDLPRSLAATGGLLLGRNYHFDLCRPGIGLYGGQPYGDALPVAQLDLPVIQIRSLDPGETVGYGNSWTAQRPSRIATVAAGYADGLHRALGSGQIQVYAGDTPCPVVGRVSMDLITVDVSDLGDDPSHLSILNERQTVDTLAQAAGTIGYEILTSLGSRYARSYTG